The DNA sequence TATGAAAACGATTTCGGTGCTGCTGTCTCTTATTATCGGTACGGTCATCGCGTATTTTATGGGCTTGGTAAGCTTCTCTGCTGTAAAGGAAGCCTCGTGGTTCCATATGGTTGAGCCGTTCCGCTTTGGTATGCCGACCTTTCATTTTGCTGCGATTGTAAGCATGGTCTTGGTCGGGATCGTAAGCATGATTGAATCCACCGGTGTCTTTTTTGCCCTGGCTGAAGTATGCGACAAAAAGATTGACGGAAAAGATTTAAAACGCGGCCTTCGGGCAGAAGGATTGGCACAGGTTGTAGGCGGTATTTTTCAGGCATTCCCCTACACAACCTATTCACAAAATGTCGGTCTCATTGCGCTCACCGGTGTGAAAAAGAAACGGGTGGTGGTAGCTGCCTGCTTTATCATTATGTTTCTCGGCCTGCTGCCCAAAGTCGCTGCGCTGACCACGATCATTCCGAATGCGGTATTAGGAGGAGCAATGATCCCGATGTTCGGCATGGTGATGGCATCGGGGGTTCGCCAGCTTATGACCGTAAACTTTCACAAGGTAGAAAATATGCTTGTTGTAGCAACATCGGTGGGCCTCGGCTTGGGCGTATCGATTGCGCCGGTCGTGTTCTCGAACCTTCCGGAAAGCATCCGCTTGATTGTAGAAAGCGGTATCGTTACGGGCAGTTTTGCGGCCATTCTGCTTAACCTCATACTGAATGGTGTCGGCAAGGAAAGCATGGAGGAGACGATTGAAGCATTGAAGTCCGAGCATTCCATTGAATCCGTCTCGTAAAGGCTAAGGCGATTGAACACTTGCAATCGAATGATACAAATATAAAAAATATTTTAAATATTATTGTATTTACCTTTCCTATATAGTACCATGTGGATAGTGACAGCACATCAACTATATAACGGCGAATGACTGTTGTGGGAGAGACCGAATAAACCATTCGGCACCGAAGGAGCAACTTCTAAAAAATCCGTAGAAGATAAACTCTCAGGTAAAGCGAACCACAATAGGACGCACCTCTGGAGAGAGCGATCAGCCACCCAAGGGGAATGTTCCGCCTACGCGGAAATAATCTCTCAGGTAAAAGGACAGAGGAAAGGTAGAATCATCTCTATCTTTCTTTTGTCCTTTTTTGTTATGCAAAAAAGAAAGATAGAACACACATGATGAAAGGAGACGGGGTAGAAATGGCATTACATGAGCACGATACGGAAATTTACGAGGCCATTGAGAAGGAGCGAAAGCGGCAGCACAGCACACTGGAGCTGATTGCTTCAGAGAACTTTGTAAGTGAAGAGGTTATGGCGGCGATGGGTTCGGTGATGACCAACAAATACGCGGAAGGCTATCCCGGAAAGCGCTACTACGGGGGTTGTGAATTCGTCGATGCAGCAGAGAGGCTGGCGATCGAGAGGCTCAAGCAGCTATTTGGAGCCGAGTATGCGAATGTGCAGCCGCATTCAGGAGCGCAGGCCAACATGGCGGTCTTCTTTTCACTGCTGCAGCCGGGCGATACGATCATGGGCATGAATCTCTCACATGGCGGTCATTTAACGCATGGAAGCCCTGTAAGCATCTCAGGGAAATGGTTCAATGTGGTAGCGTACGGTGTACGAGAGGACTCCCACCTGATTGATTACGATGAATTGGAGACGATTGCGCTGCGTGAAAAGCCGAAGCTCATGATCGCTGGGGCGAGCGCCTATGCACGCATCATTGATTTTGCGCGCTTCCGCGCCATTGCCGACAAAGTGGGCGCCTACTTTATGGTGGATATGGCTCATATCGCCGGTCTCGTGGCGGCAGGGCTGCATCCGTCCCCGGTGCCGCATGCGCATGTTGTAACGAGCACGACCCATAAAACACTGCGTGGACCGCGCGGCGGCATCATTCTCACAAACGATGAAGAGATTGCCAAGGGCATAAACAAAGCTATTTTTCCTGGTATTCAGGGAGGCCCACTTATGCATGTAATTGCGGCCAAGGCGGTCGCATTTAAAGAGGCGCTTGATCCGCGCTTTACGCAGTATGCGCAGCAGGTAGTAAAAAATGCGGGAGCATTAGCAGACACGCTGCTTGCAGAAGGGGCGGCACTCGTGTCCGGCGGAACAGACAATCACCTTGTCCTGCTGGATGTGCGGCCGTGGGGGTTAACCGGAAAAGAAGCGGAAGCCCTTCTTGAAGAAGCCCATATTACGGTGAATAAGAACACCATTCCATTCGATACGGCAAGTCCGTTTGTTACCAGCGGCATTCGCATCGGTACGCCAGCCGTTACTACACGCGGCATGGATGAGCACGATATGGCCGCCGTTGGCCGGGCGATTGCGCTCGTCCTGAAAAGTAAAGGCAGCGAGGAAGCCATTGCGCAGGCGCGCCAAATCGTCGCCGACCTCTGTGAAGCGAATCCGCTGTACGAACAAGTATCCGTTAAATAAAGGCAGCAGGAGGAAGAACATATGGCATACAGCAGCTGTTTCGATATTATCGGTCCCATTATGGTGGGTCCGTCTAGCTCACATACGGCAGGGGTTGTGCTGATCGGCAAATTCGTGCACGAC is a window from the Aneurinibacillus sp. REN35 genome containing:
- the glyA gene encoding serine hydroxymethyltransferase, with translation MALHEHDTEIYEAIEKERKRQHSTLELIASENFVSEEVMAAMGSVMTNKYAEGYPGKRYYGGCEFVDAAERLAIERLKQLFGAEYANVQPHSGAQANMAVFFSLLQPGDTIMGMNLSHGGHLTHGSPVSISGKWFNVVAYGVREDSHLIDYDELETIALREKPKLMIAGASAYARIIDFARFRAIADKVGAYFMVDMAHIAGLVAAGLHPSPVPHAHVVTSTTHKTLRGPRGGIILTNDEEIAKGINKAIFPGIQGGPLMHVIAAKAVAFKEALDPRFTQYAQQVVKNAGALADTLLAEGAALVSGGTDNHLVLLDVRPWGLTGKEAEALLEEAHITVNKNTIPFDTASPFVTSGIRIGTPAVTTRGMDEHDMAAVGRAIALVLKSKGSEEAIAQARQIVADLCEANPLYEQVSVK
- a CDS encoding nucleobase:cation symporter-2 family protein, with protein sequence MGEGLNIWKVGTLGFQHVLAMYAGAVVVPLIVGPAIGMTPEQIAYLISIDLFTCGVASLLQVIGGKYFGIRLPILMGCAFQAVGPMIAIGQMQGITAIYGAIIAAGVIIAILAQFMDKIIRFFPPVVTGSVVIIIGTSLIGAAMGNITGQPDTPGYASLTNLILAGITLFSIVLMNRFFTGYMKTISVLLSLIIGTVIAYFMGLVSFSAVKEASWFHMVEPFRFGMPTFHFAAIVSMVLVGIVSMIESTGVFFALAEVCDKKIDGKDLKRGLRAEGLAQVVGGIFQAFPYTTYSQNVGLIALTGVKKKRVVVAACFIIMFLGLLPKVAALTTIIPNAVLGGAMIPMFGMVMASGVRQLMTVNFHKVENMLVVATSVGLGLGVSIAPVVFSNLPESIRLIVESGIVTGSFAAILLNLILNGVGKESMEETIEALKSEHSIESVS